In Paenibacillus sonchi, a single genomic region encodes these proteins:
- a CDS encoding histidine kinase, whose product MSDPVLQQILTALTGVQTDLNEMRTEFSEMKSEISGMKSEISGMKSEISEIRTEINEMKTEIASIKEDTRLIPLIQQAVSEVNAEVIATRDTIERIEETLRGHDVTLDLLSRRSIDQEAALKRIK is encoded by the coding sequence ATGAGTGACCCCGTTCTTCAACAGATACTAACTGCTTTAACAGGCGTACAGACGGATTTGAATGAGATGAGAACTGAGTTCAGTGAGATGAAATCAGAGATCAGCGGCATGAAATCAGAGATCAGCGGCATGAAATCAGAGATTAGTGAAATAAGAACTGAGATCAACGAGATGAAAACCGAAATTGCCAGCATCAAAGAGGATACCCGGCTGATTCCGTTGATTCAGCAAGCTGTATCAGAAGTGAACGCTGAGGTAATTGCTACCCGTGACACCATCGAGCGCATTGAGGAAACGCTGCGCGGACATGACGTAACACTTGATTTGCTGTCCAGACGATCCATCGATCAGGAAGCCGCTTTGAAGCGGATTAAATAA
- the nagB gene encoding glucosamine-6-phosphate deaminase — MNILKFTSDEDFAQTGANLIVSLLQSNPKAVLGLATGSSPVGVYAKLVEMHAKGIVSFAKASSYNLDEYVGLPVDHPQSYRSFMNEHLFNHIDIDLAKTHVPNGNAADLEAECLAYDKLLEEGGPVDLQILGIGSNGHIGFNEPDASLTSGTHVVDLLPETLEANARFFDSREDVPRQAVTMGIGGILKARQIVLLVRGEEKAEAVKNALEGPITTQCPASLLQSHPNVVVLLDEGAAKWLK; from the coding sequence ATGAATATTTTGAAGTTTACAAGCGATGAAGATTTCGCGCAAACCGGTGCCAATCTGATTGTAAGCCTGCTGCAGAGCAATCCCAAAGCTGTGCTGGGCCTTGCTACCGGAAGCTCGCCGGTTGGCGTCTATGCCAAGCTGGTGGAAATGCATGCCAAAGGCATCGTCAGCTTCGCCAAGGCATCGTCCTACAATCTTGATGAATACGTCGGATTGCCTGTGGATCATCCGCAGAGCTACCGCAGCTTCATGAATGAACACCTGTTCAATCACATTGATATCGATCTGGCCAAAACCCATGTGCCGAACGGCAACGCGGCTGATCTTGAAGCGGAATGCCTTGCCTATGATAAGCTGCTGGAGGAAGGCGGTCCGGTGGATCTGCAAATTCTGGGGATCGGCAGCAATGGTCATATCGGCTTCAATGAGCCGGATGCCAGCCTCACCAGCGGCACGCATGTCGTTGACCTGCTGCCGGAGACACTGGAAGCCAATGCACGCTTCTTCGACAGCCGGGAAGATGTTCCCCGGCAGGCGGTGACCATGGGAATTGGCGGTATTCTCAAGGCACGGCAAATTGTTTTGCTGGTGCGCGGCGAAGAGAAAGCGGAGGCGGTAAAAAATGCGCTTGAAGGGCCTATCACGACACAGTGTCCGGCTTCCCTGCTCCAGAGCCATCCCAATGTTGTTGTACTGCTCGATGAAGGAGCGGCAAAATGGCTAAAATAA
- a CDS encoding Ger(x)C family spore germination protein produces MYRRLSAVLLMLLLTGCSSDQRILEKLGLVQTASYDLAENHQLKTTYSIPVIDPESSERRLLLTAVTDSLKEARVRLSKQIDLRLVSGQLRSVLFGSELAKEGLADHIDTLLRDPSIALGVQVAIVDGDAGKLLSKPFKPNKDTGTYVNHLLEKESSSDAIPPTTLYAFTREYHDDGIDPIAPIVKDEGNRAGISGIAFFQDDRFVMKIPAKDGIIFALLRGDIKQGELSAKLGERNGRKVVVMFSSMLNKRKVSVQHLGDNRFKFIIANSIQGSVLEYTGHGDLSQSKKRHELEGDVAEYIRDKAQEMVRQLQQNNVDSIGIGQYVRNSLTYKAWKSLDWRKVYPGVEVECRVKVTIKDYGKYM; encoded by the coding sequence GTGTATAGGCGGCTGTCTGCTGTACTCCTGATGCTGCTGTTGACCGGCTGCAGTAGCGATCAGAGGATTCTTGAGAAGCTGGGACTGGTGCAAACCGCCAGTTACGACCTGGCGGAGAATCATCAGCTGAAAACGACCTACTCTATTCCGGTTATTGATCCAGAATCGTCGGAACGCAGACTGCTGCTGACAGCAGTAACCGACAGCCTCAAAGAAGCGAGGGTGCGGTTATCGAAACAAATTGATCTTCGCCTGGTCAGCGGCCAGTTAAGAAGTGTTCTGTTCGGATCAGAGCTGGCCAAGGAAGGGCTTGCGGATCATATTGATACGCTTTTACGCGATCCATCTATTGCTCTTGGGGTCCAAGTGGCCATAGTGGATGGAGATGCAGGTAAATTGCTGTCCAAACCCTTTAAGCCCAATAAGGATACAGGAACATATGTTAATCATTTGCTGGAAAAAGAGAGCTCTTCCGACGCCATTCCACCAACTACACTTTATGCGTTCACCAGGGAATATCACGATGATGGAATTGATCCGATTGCTCCGATTGTAAAGGATGAAGGGAACAGAGCCGGCATTTCCGGGATTGCTTTTTTTCAGGATGACCGCTTCGTGATGAAAATTCCGGCCAAAGATGGAATTATCTTTGCCCTGCTCCGGGGGGACATCAAACAAGGAGAATTGTCTGCTAAATTAGGTGAACGAAATGGCAGAAAAGTGGTGGTCATGTTCAGCTCTATGCTGAATAAGCGGAAGGTGAGTGTGCAGCATCTCGGAGACAATCGCTTCAAGTTTATTATTGCTAATTCCATCCAAGGCTCGGTGCTTGAATATACCGGACATGGGGATCTTTCACAGAGTAAAAAACGTCATGAATTGGAAGGAGATGTCGCCGAATATATCAGGGACAAGGCTCAGGAAATGGTAAGGCAGCTGCAGCAGAACAATGTGGACAGCATTGGCATCGGACAATATGTAAGAAACAGCCTTACCTATAAGGCATGGAAAAGTCTCGATTGGAGAAAAGTATATCCCGGGGTTGAAGTGGAGTGCCGAGTAAAAGTGACAATTAAGGACTACGGTAAATACATGTAG
- a CDS encoding ABC transporter permease, producing the protein METTKNHFFSDMSVMLGRSMRHILRSMDTIVTVCITPIALMLLFVYVLGGAIQTDTDNYVNYLLPGILLIAIASGISYTAYRLFLDKQRGIIERFHSMPIARSTVLWGHVLTSVVSNVISVVVIILVALIMGFRSSAGILSWLAVAGILVLFTLALTWVAAIAGLSAKSVEGASAFSYPLIFLPFISSAFVPTESMPSAVRIFAENQPVTSIVEAIRALLSGQPVGNDIWVALAWCVGISLVAYCFAMRVYKKRV; encoded by the coding sequence ATGGAAACAACAAAAAACCATTTTTTCAGCGACATGAGTGTGATGCTTGGACGTTCCATGCGCCATATTTTGCGAAGCATGGACACCATCGTCACGGTCTGCATCACACCGATTGCGTTGATGCTGCTGTTCGTCTATGTGCTCGGCGGAGCCATCCAAACCGATACGGATAACTATGTGAACTACCTGTTGCCCGGTATCCTGCTGATTGCGATTGCAAGCGGTATATCCTATACGGCTTACCGCCTGTTTTTGGATAAGCAACGGGGCATCATTGAACGGTTCCACTCCATGCCGATTGCGCGTTCCACCGTGCTGTGGGGGCATGTGCTGACCTCGGTGGTATCCAACGTCATTTCTGTTGTCGTCATTATTCTCGTAGCGCTCATTATGGGCTTTCGCTCGTCGGCGGGGATACTGTCCTGGCTTGCCGTGGCCGGTATACTCGTGCTGTTTACGCTGGCTTTGACCTGGGTCGCGGCGATTGCCGGACTATCCGCAAAATCGGTGGAAGGTGCAAGCGCGTTTTCCTATCCGCTTATCTTCCTGCCGTTTATCAGCTCGGCATTTGTGCCGACCGAGTCGATGCCGTCTGCCGTCCGTATTTTTGCCGAAAACCAGCCGGTGACCTCAATCGTAGAAGCCATTCGTGCGCTGCTGTCAGGTCAGCCGGTGGGCAATGATATATGGGTCGCTCTCGCCTGGTGCGTCGGGATTTCACTCGTAGCCTATTGCTTTGCTATGAGAGTGTATAAAAAGCGGGTGTGA
- a CDS encoding FTR1 family protein, with product MKERVHKSIEAHKPYSRPARLPWKGMIPMLAAIQNKEKNVREVQRRDNHPGLTVTETRRLDTQVRRRTDKPGTLRLIQAAVLLGCLFLLLGRPAAAAPAAEPPLDELLPPVGSALVEAGQSRWDAAAADLDAFAALWRSANAGTPDPALAGPAAAVDAALLEAADALEAGGGTPAKTALSTLARSVDAYVSAASGTGGADAGAAGRDAAAKLLPAAERVREAARSGDFAAAAEAYRAVVNGWTPAERGIRADNPAVYGLLETKMSLLRISLQAEPVRGEAALTEAEALYTLLAGYSEGKAVDTGRASAEPASIEGLIGYLKQASAAATAGDSAGAAGIMEQFIAAWPSAEGKVQIASPKVYANIENESAAVTGDLLSNPPKLEQALAAMDNMLSELAPLAGETSYTAWNAALILLREGLEAILVLAALLSYLKRDGTPKTQRWIWSGAAAGLLVSILLAVILSLTISKAASGSARELIEGITGLVAVIMMLTIGRWLHGKSNTAAWNNYVGVQVDGALAKGNLWSLFLVAALAILREGAETTIFYVGMAPSIAVTQLLLGIGGALVVLIILGYAIIALSAKLPIAVFFRIATVLIYYLVFRFLGESIHSLQVAGRVPAHAENGLPSIGWLGLYPTWETLVPQLIILAFICWELLRSRTAAGKSRIVE from the coding sequence GTGAAGGAACGGGTACACAAATCTATAGAAGCGCACAAGCCCTATTCCCGGCCTGCCCGGCTCCCATGGAAAGGGATGATCCCGATGCTGGCAGCTATACAGAATAAGGAAAAAAACGTGCGGGAAGTCCAGCGGCGGGACAACCATCCAGGTCTGACTGTGACGGAAACCCGCAGGTTGGATACACAAGTGAGACGGCGTACGGATAAGCCGGGGACGCTTAGGTTAATACAGGCAGCCGTATTGCTAGGCTGCCTGTTCCTGCTGCTCGGCAGGCCGGCAGCGGCAGCCCCGGCGGCGGAACCGCCGCTGGACGAGTTGCTGCCGCCGGTCGGCAGCGCGCTCGTCGAAGCCGGCCAGAGCCGCTGGGACGCGGCCGCCGCCGATCTTGACGCGTTCGCCGCGCTGTGGCGCAGCGCGAACGCAGGGACGCCGGACCCGGCACTCGCCGGTCCGGCTGCCGCCGTGGACGCCGCGCTTCTGGAAGCGGCGGATGCCCTTGAGGCGGGTGGCGGCACGCCCGCCAAAACTGCACTGTCCACGCTAGCCAGAAGCGTGGACGCCTATGTGAGCGCCGCCTCCGGCACGGGCGGCGCGGACGCTGGCGCCGCCGGCCGCGATGCGGCGGCGAAGCTGCTGCCCGCTGCCGAACGCGTGCGGGAGGCGGCGCGCAGCGGGGACTTTGCGGCGGCCGCGGAAGCGTACCGCGCAGTCGTCAACGGCTGGACGCCGGCGGAGCGCGGCATCCGGGCCGATAATCCAGCAGTCTACGGCCTGCTGGAGACGAAGATGAGCCTGCTGCGCATCTCGCTGCAGGCAGAGCCGGTGCGCGGAGAAGCTGCGCTCACGGAGGCGGAAGCGCTGTACACCCTGCTGGCCGGCTATAGTGAAGGCAAAGCCGTAGACACCGGCAGAGCCTCCGCTGAACCGGCATCCATTGAAGGGCTGATCGGATACCTGAAGCAGGCTTCTGCTGCAGCAACTGCCGGTGACAGTGCCGGAGCAGCGGGCATTATGGAGCAGTTCATCGCCGCTTGGCCTTCAGCTGAAGGCAAGGTGCAGATCGCTTCGCCCAAAGTGTATGCCAATATTGAAAATGAGAGCGCAGCGGTCACCGGAGATCTTCTCTCCAATCCGCCCAAGCTGGAGCAGGCGCTGGCGGCCATGGACAACATGCTGTCGGAGCTGGCACCTCTGGCGGGAGAAACAAGCTACACCGCCTGGAATGCCGCATTGATTCTGCTCCGTGAGGGTCTGGAGGCCATTCTTGTGCTCGCCGCCCTTCTTTCTTATCTTAAGCGGGACGGTACGCCCAAAACGCAGCGCTGGATCTGGTCCGGTGCCGCAGCCGGACTCCTGGTAAGCATCCTGCTGGCGGTTATCTTAAGTCTAACCATCTCCAAAGCGGCTTCCGGCAGCGCACGGGAGCTGATCGAAGGCATTACCGGGCTCGTTGCCGTGATAATGATGCTCACAATCGGACGCTGGCTGCATGGCAAATCCAATACCGCTGCCTGGAACAATTATGTAGGAGTACAGGTTGACGGGGCATTGGCCAAAGGCAATCTATGGTCCCTGTTCCTGGTAGCAGCCCTGGCTATTTTGCGTGAAGGTGCGGAAACGACCATTTTCTATGTGGGAATGGCGCCTTCCATTGCCGTCACGCAGCTGCTGCTTGGCATCGGGGGCGCTCTGGTCGTACTGATCATTCTCGGGTATGCCATTATCGCCTTAAGTGCAAAGTTGCCGATTGCTGTTTTTTTCCGCATAGCCACCGTACTGATCTACTATCTGGTGTTCCGCTTCCTCGGCGAGAGCATACACTCCCTCCAGGTAGCGGGCAGAGTTCCGGCACATGCGGAGAACGGCCTGCCTTCCATCGGCTGGCTCGGTTTATACCCAACCTGGGAAACCCTGGTGCCCCAGCTGATCATACTGGCCTTCATTTGCTGGGAGCTTCTGCGCAGCAGAACAGCAGCCGGCAAATCACGGATAGTGGAATAG
- the efeB gene encoding iron uptake transporter deferrochelatase/peroxidase subunit: MKPTDNNDAKGAPIFDKKLSRREMLRLTGASGLGLLLGGSSVGGILAAREATGRAASAPQVSSADVIPFYGSHQAGILTPAQNFLCFAAFDLTTTRLADVQKLLQSWTAAAAALTSGSLIGSANDNPNLPPTDTGEADGLTPSKCTLTFGVGPAMFDGRFGLAAKRPSTLADLPPFAGDSLEPQWCGGDLCVQACADDMQVAFHAIRNLARIARGTAVLRWTQEGFQRTGNADPKGGTPRNLLGFKDGTGNPDVTDDAEMREVVWCGSESPAWMQGGTYMAVRRVRLRIEVWDRSTLSDQEATFGRHRQSGAPIGATDEFAKLNLEAADAEGKPVIPPDSHSALAHGDGTVKMLRRSYSFSSGMDLTTGQLDAGLLFISFQKDLVKQFVSIQKRLSKNDRLNEYMVHTGSAVFACFPGVREGGYIGETLLG; this comes from the coding sequence ATGAAACCTACAGATAACAATGATGCCAAAGGGGCACCCATCTTCGATAAAAAACTAAGCCGCCGCGAGATGCTGCGGCTTACCGGCGCCTCCGGGCTCGGACTGCTGCTGGGCGGCAGCAGCGTTGGCGGCATCTTGGCAGCACGTGAAGCCACCGGCCGGGCAGCATCCGCTCCGCAAGTCTCCAGTGCGGATGTCATCCCGTTCTACGGGAGCCATCAGGCCGGAATTCTGACTCCTGCGCAGAACTTCCTGTGCTTTGCTGCGTTTGACCTGACGACCACCAGACTGGCTGATGTCCAAAAGCTGCTCCAGTCATGGACTGCTGCAGCTGCTGCCCTCACCTCCGGGAGCCTGATCGGCAGCGCCAATGACAACCCCAATCTGCCTCCTACCGATACCGGAGAGGCCGACGGGCTTACACCTTCCAAATGTACGCTTACTTTTGGCGTGGGACCTGCTATGTTTGACGGGCGTTTCGGACTCGCTGCCAAACGCCCGTCCACTCTCGCCGATCTCCCGCCATTTGCGGGGGACAGTCTGGAGCCGCAGTGGTGCGGCGGTGATTTGTGCGTCCAGGCATGCGCGGACGATATGCAGGTAGCATTCCACGCCATACGGAATCTTGCCCGCATCGCCAGAGGAACAGCGGTTTTGCGCTGGACACAGGAAGGCTTTCAGCGCACAGGCAATGCCGATCCCAAAGGCGGCACTCCGCGCAATCTGCTTGGCTTCAAGGATGGTACTGGGAACCCTGATGTGACTGACGATGCCGAAATGCGCGAGGTGGTCTGGTGCGGCAGCGAAAGCCCCGCCTGGATGCAGGGCGGCACCTACATGGCTGTACGCCGTGTACGGCTGCGCATTGAGGTATGGGACCGCTCCACGTTAAGCGACCAGGAGGCCACCTTCGGCCGCCACCGCCAAAGCGGCGCACCTATCGGAGCCACAGACGAATTCGCCAAGCTGAACCTTGAGGCGGCGGACGCGGAAGGCAAACCCGTCATCCCGCCGGATTCCCACTCGGCACTTGCCCATGGAGACGGTACGGTCAAAATGCTGCGCCGCTCCTACTCCTTTTCCAGCGGAATGGATCTTACCACCGGGCAGTTAGATGCGGGCCTGCTGTTCATCAGCTTCCAGAAGGATCTGGTGAAGCAGTTCGTGAGCATTCAGAAGCGCCTCTCCAAAAATGACCGGCTGAACGAATATATGGTGCATACCGGGAGTGCGGTTTTTGCCTGCTTCCCCGGCGTGCGCGAAGGCGGCTATATCGGGGAAACTCTGCTCGGCTGA
- a CDS encoding helix-turn-helix domain-containing protein: MKGNEHHSKFLLTHREREVFELLVQDKTTRDIAGLLFISEKTVRNHISNVMQKLNVKGRSQAVVELIKLGELKI; the protein is encoded by the coding sequence TTGAAAGGGAACGAACATCACAGCAAATTTCTCTTGACGCACCGTGAGCGCGAAGTATTCGAGCTTCTTGTGCAGGACAAAACAACACGGGATATTGCCGGATTGTTATTCATCAGCGAAAAAACCGTCCGCAACCACATCTCCAACGTCATGCAAAAACTAAACGTCAAAGGCCGTTCGCAAGCGGTTGTCGAGCTGATTAAGCTTGGGGAGCTAAAAATCTAG
- a CDS encoding GerAB/ArcD/ProY family transporter produces MMEKLSPFHVGILVYMSQIGIIVFTLPRQLADYFGTNGWLVLLPGLLLTSFNIYLITLVHRLGGGKSVFEIMERSVPKAVLYPVYLGLCSVWLLFGCMIGKKYVLLFQMLAFPTTNPMVFKMALDVLLFLLLIKGIFTISKVATFFFWMTFWMYFIFLWFLPSFNWVRLTPFILQGGHDQIKGAFDLYSAYLGYELSILLFPYMDKSKKSLAAIYAGNAFLSLVYICLSLICFGFFSFGQLKKLLFPLLDMLAYIQFPFVERLENMLYGFFLFLILITAAMYWWGAMEAMRRMIPKLKIPVMAFLLTVISYCISYIPKTLDQVNNWILHLGYAVTGIAFGLPVLLIALLLLQGRRVSRV; encoded by the coding sequence ATGATGGAGAAGCTCAGCCCCTTTCATGTTGGCATCCTGGTGTATATGAGCCAAATCGGGATCATTGTCTTCACCCTGCCGCGCCAGCTGGCTGATTATTTCGGCACAAACGGATGGCTGGTTCTGCTGCCGGGTCTGCTGCTGACGTCTTTCAATATTTATTTGATCACGCTGGTGCACCGGCTGGGAGGCGGAAAGTCGGTTTTTGAAATCATGGAGCGGTCCGTCCCCAAAGCTGTACTGTATCCTGTCTATCTTGGACTGTGTTCTGTCTGGCTGCTCTTCGGCTGTATGATCGGTAAAAAATATGTGCTTTTATTTCAAATGCTTGCTTTCCCAACGACCAATCCGATGGTATTCAAGATGGCTCTAGATGTCCTGCTTTTTCTGCTGCTTATTAAAGGGATCTTTACGATATCCAAAGTGGCAACCTTCTTCTTTTGGATGACATTCTGGATGTACTTTATCTTTCTCTGGTTTCTCCCTTCCTTCAATTGGGTCCGCCTGACACCCTTTATTTTGCAGGGAGGCCATGACCAGATCAAAGGAGCCTTCGATCTATATTCTGCTTACCTTGGCTACGAGTTATCTATCCTTCTGTTTCCTTATATGGATAAAAGCAAAAAATCGCTGGCTGCCATTTATGCAGGAAATGCTTTTTTATCTCTGGTTTACATTTGTTTGTCCCTTATATGTTTTGGTTTTTTCAGCTTTGGACAGTTGAAAAAGCTGCTGTTTCCGCTATTGGATATGCTGGCCTATATCCAGTTTCCATTCGTTGAGCGTCTGGAAAATATGCTTTACGGGTTTTTCCTCTTTTTGATACTGATCACAGCGGCAATGTATTGGTGGGGGGCTATGGAGGCAATGAGAAGAATGATTCCCAAGTTAAAAATTCCGGTCATGGCGTTTCTGTTGACGGTCATCTCCTACTGCATCTCTTATATCCCGAAGACCTTGGATCAGGTGAATAACTGGATTCTCCATCTGGGATACGCTGTCACCGGGATTGCTTTTGGTCTGCCTGTACTATTGATAGCGCTGCTGCTCCTTCAAGGAAGGAGGGTATCCCGTGTATAG
- the efeO gene encoding iron uptake system protein EfeO, whose amino-acid sequence MKFSYAFPAGLLAASILFAGCGNDNNSNNIGNHSGNEAAATAGAVTNAAAPDASAPAADFTAAIEQYRAYVIEQCDEFVKQTEAFTTAVKTGKLEDAKALYAPARMYYERIEPIAEALGDLDPNIDARENDVDPAEWRGFHKIEQALWQKNSTDGMTGTADQLLKDAQLLRAKVETVDINESLLVTGAVELLNEVSSSKVTGEEERYSHTDLYDFVANVEGAQKIYELLKPELTKKDPSLAQTIGERFDALLAELAPFKSGDGYVSYETLKEDEVRKLSQNLDALAEPLSNMGTILGV is encoded by the coding sequence GTGAAGTTCAGTTATGCGTTTCCTGCGGGCCTGCTTGCAGCCTCCATACTGTTCGCCGGCTGCGGCAATGACAATAACAGCAATAATATTGGAAATCATTCAGGAAATGAAGCAGCCGCTACTGCAGGCGCTGTAACTAATGCCGCGGCTCCTGATGCTTCTGCTCCGGCGGCCGACTTCACCGCTGCCATTGAGCAATATCGCGCTTATGTTATTGAACAATGCGACGAGTTTGTGAAGCAGACAGAAGCTTTTACCACTGCCGTCAAGACCGGCAAGCTCGAAGATGCCAAAGCTCTATACGCTCCAGCCCGCATGTATTACGAACGGATCGAACCGATCGCTGAGGCGCTTGGAGATCTGGACCCGAATATCGATGCCCGTGAAAATGATGTGGACCCGGCTGAATGGCGCGGCTTCCATAAAATCGAGCAAGCCCTCTGGCAGAAAAACTCTACAGACGGGATGACCGGGACAGCCGATCAGCTGCTCAAGGATGCGCAGTTGCTTCGCGCCAAGGTCGAAACCGTGGACATCAACGAGAGCCTGCTTGTTACCGGGGCCGTTGAGCTGCTGAACGAGGTTTCTTCTTCTAAGGTAACAGGCGAGGAAGAGCGTTACTCCCATACGGACCTGTATGATTTTGTGGCTAATGTGGAAGGGGCGCAGAAGATTTATGAGCTGCTGAAGCCTGAGCTGACCAAAAAAGATCCTTCGCTTGCGCAAACGATCGGCGAACGGTTCGATGCGCTGCTGGCCGAGCTGGCGCCTTTTAAATCCGGGGACGGCTACGTTTCCTACGAAACGCTGAAGGAAGATGAAGTGCGTAAACTAAGCCAGAATCTGGATGCTTTAGCGGAGCCCCTGTCCAATATGGGTACTATTCTAGGAGTGTGA
- a CDS encoding LacI family DNA-binding transcriptional regulator, producing the protein MANIKEIARIAGVSVTTVSRVLNNHPYVSKDKRTAVLETIEQLNYTRNMNAVHLITGRTGAVAVILPYINSFYFSVVMDGLAQAALAAQYRLILCQTNYVPEEELKVLDMLRNKEIDGVIIVSTALKPEVIESYTIYGPVVTCQNSGERQFSSVYIEHYAAFRHGLEYLYGKGHRRIGYCEGRQNGSSASIRQNAFQDFLAEKGLLFDPEWMIFDCMREEDGAEVARRLLDNPDRSGRPEAMMISGDHIAAGLIIEARKHGLKIPEDLAVMGFDNQPIGRLLGITTIDNQLYQMGEAAFGIIHEQINGSSLPVTRKLDYRIIERSTV; encoded by the coding sequence ATGGCCAACATCAAAGAAATTGCCCGCATTGCCGGGGTTTCCGTAACGACTGTATCACGTGTGCTGAACAATCATCCTTATGTAAGCAAGGACAAAAGAACTGCTGTGCTGGAAACCATAGAGCAGCTGAATTATACACGCAATATGAACGCTGTCCATCTGATCACTGGCCGTACCGGGGCGGTGGCGGTGATATTGCCGTACATCAATTCTTTTTATTTCTCGGTGGTGATGGACGGGCTGGCTCAGGCAGCGCTGGCCGCGCAGTACCGGCTGATTCTGTGCCAGACCAACTATGTCCCTGAAGAAGAGCTAAAGGTACTGGACATGCTGCGCAACAAGGAAATTGACGGGGTAATCATTGTTTCCACCGCTCTGAAGCCGGAAGTCATCGAATCCTATACAATTTACGGACCGGTTGTAACCTGCCAGAATAGCGGAGAGCGCCAATTCTCTTCTGTATATATTGAGCATTATGCCGCTTTTCGCCATGGCCTGGAGTATCTGTACGGCAAAGGACACCGCAGAATCGGTTATTGCGAAGGCCGTCAGAACGGCAGCAGTGCCTCCATCCGCCAGAACGCTTTCCAGGACTTCCTTGCTGAAAAAGGGCTGCTCTTTGACCCGGAATGGATGATCTTTGACTGTATGCGTGAAGAGGATGGTGCGGAAGTGGCCCGGCGGCTGCTGGATAACCCGGATAGGTCAGGCCGGCCTGAGGCCATGATGATCTCAGGGGATCATATCGCCGCAGGCCTGATTATCGAAGCCCGCAAACACGGCCTGAAAATCCCGGAGGACCTCGCGGTAATGGGATTTGACAACCAGCCGATCGGACGGCTGCTCGGGATCACGACGATCGACAATCAGCTCTATCAGATGGGCGAAGCCGCCTTCGGGATCATACATGAGCAGATTAACGGCAGCAGCCTTCCGGTTACGCGCAAGCTGGATTACCGGATTATCGAGCGGTCCACGGTATAA